The following are encoded together in the Euwallacea fornicatus isolate EFF26 chromosome 29, ASM4011564v1, whole genome shotgun sequence genome:
- the LOC136347644 gene encoding facilitated trehalose transporter Tret1-like: MNGTGGNGKRSRKSVPSQITLALLANFSNISPGMNMGFSAVAIPYLHHLTSNQISWFASIASLATPIGCMVSGPIADRFGRRWAIGVVNATTLIGWSIVATAYYVTDHQYEILLSGRFMTGLAAGLCGTPAAIYMAEVASSELRSVFTTWVSLFYAIGIFFVYVLGLILQNNWGAICLIAAAFPIFGMTFLLLFIPESPPWLVTKRRFDEAQKNLCRLYGTKTCNNDVNAELQGLIKHNRPKDKLQQSTLPQQFVKKVKMLMKKNFLKPYLLVLTYFFFQQFTGIFVIMFYAIDIVNAAKIELDSYITIVIIALVRVVGMVLLSFISKHIGRRPLSLTSGVGITLSMIGLGSYIMAIRNGLISAEQHSFLSIIPLLFLIFYFLISTVGFYPLPFALCSEVYPRNIRGTAAGISTATNFLFNFVIVKLYPTMVAGLGDCGVFYFYGAMGLLGTIFVFFYLPETRGKSLEEIQEFFGNKKEKDMNLEQALKNKNVDL, encoded by the exons ATGAATGGGACTGGTGGTAATGGCAAGAGAAGCAGGAAGTCGGTTCCTTCACAG ATCACCCTTGCATTACTGGCcaatttttcgaatatctccCCGGGGATGAACATGGGATTTTCTGCAGTTGCCATACCATATTTGCACCATTTGACTTCAAACCAGATTTCCTGGTTTG CCAGTATAGCCTCTTTAGCCACTCCTATAGGCTGTATGGTCTCAGGACCAATAGCAGACCGATTCGGCAGAAGATGGGCGATTGGGGTCGTCAACGCTACGACCCTCATTGGATGGAGTATAGTAGCTACCGCGTACTATGTTACAGATCACCAATATGAGATTTTGTTATCAGGGAGATTTATGACTGGATTAGCTGCAG gTCTATGTGGCACTCCAGCAGCCATTTACATGGCTGAAGTAGCCAGCTCTGAGCTCAGAAGTGTTTTCACTACATGGGTTTCATTGTTTTACGCCATTGGGATCTTTTTCGTCTACGTTTTAGGGCTAATTTTACAG aatAATTGGGGCGCCATATGTTTGATTGCAGCCGCCTTCCCTATCTTTGGCATGACATTCCTGCTCCTCTTCATCCCCGAGTCCCCCCCCTGGCTCGTAACCAAACGACGTTTTGACGAAGCTCAGAAAAACCTTTGCAGACTGTATGGCACCAAAACCTGCAATAACGATGTGAATGCCGAACTGCAAGGTCTAATCAAGCATAACAGGCCCAAAGACAAGTTACAGCAGAGTACTCTTCCTCAACAATTCGTCAAGAAAGTGAAAATGTTGATGAAGAAGAATTTCTTAAAGCCTTATTTGCTGGTGCTTACCTACTTCTTCTTCCAACAATTCACtggtatttttgtaataatgttCTATGCAATTGATATTGTCAACGCTGCGAAAATCGAGCTAGATTCATATATCACTATAGTGATAATAGCGCTAGTGCGAGTAGTTGGGATGGTGCTTTTGAGCTTTATCAGCAAGCATATTGGCCGCCGGCCCTTGAGCTTGACCTCAGGAGTGGGGATTACTTTATCAATGATAGGCCTGGGTAGCTATATTATGGCAATTCGAAATGGTTTGATTAGTGCTGAGCAACATAGCTTTTTGTCAATTATTCCTCTTCTTTTCCTGATCTTCTACTTCCTGATTAGCACTGTAGGGTTCTATCCTTTGCCTTTTGCCTTATGCTCAGAAGTGTACCCCAGAAACATAAGAGGCACAGCAGCAGGAATAAGTACAGCCACAAATTTCCTCTTCAATTTTGTGATTGTAAAACTTTACCCCACGATGGTCGCGGGGCTTGGTGATTGCGGGGTATTCTACTTTTACGGGGCAATGGGACTGTTGGGCACGATATTCGTCTTCTTCTACTTGCCCGAGACTAGGGGGAAAAGCTTGGAGGAAATACAGGAGTTTTTTGGGAATAAGAAGGAGAAGGATATGAATCTGGAGCAGGcactgaaaaacaaaaatgttgatttatgA